Proteins encoded by one window of Kwoniella shivajii chromosome 8, complete sequence:
- a CDS encoding glyceraldehyde-3-phosphate dehydrogenase, whose protein sequence is MSVQVGINGFGRIGRIVLRNAIDHGDIEVVAINDPFIDLEYMVYMFKYDSTHGRFKGDVHTKDGKLYINNKAIAVFGERDPTAIKWGEAGADYVVESTGVFTTIDKASAHLKGGAKKVIISAPSADAPMFVCGVNLDQYKSEYKVISNASCTTNCLAPLAKVIHDNFTIVEALMTTVHATTATQKTVDGPSNKDWRGGRGAAANIIPSSTGAAKAVGKVIPSLNGKLTGMAFRVPTADVSVVDLVARLEKGASYDEIKAVLKKASESPELKGILGYTEDEVVSTDFIGATESSIFDAKAGIALNANFVKLVSWYDNEYGYSRRVCDLVAYIAGVDAKAQ, encoded by the exons ATGTCAGTCCAAGTAGGAATTAACGGTTTCG GTCGAATCGGTCGAATCGTATTAAG AAACGCTATCGACCATGGAGACATCGAAGTCGTGGCTATCAATGA CCCTTTCATTGATCTCGAGTACATG GTTTACATGTTCAAATACGATTCT ACCCACGGTCGATTCAAGGGCGACGTTCACACCAAGGACGGCAAGCTttacatcaacaacaaggcCATCGCTGTCTTCGGCGAGAGAGACCCCACTGCCATCAAATGGGGTGAAGCCGGTGCCGACTACGTTGTTGAGTCAACTGGTGTCTTCACCACCATTGATAAGGCCAGTGCCCATCTTAAGGGTGGTGCCAAGAAGGTCATCATCTCAGCACCCTCTGCTGATGCCCCTAT GTTCGTTTGCGGTGTAAACCTTGACCAATACAAATCCGAGTACAAGGTCATCTCCAATGCTTCTTGCACAACCAACTGTCTTGCTCCCCTTGCCAAGGTCATTCACGACAAC TTCACCATCGTTGAGGCTCTCATGACCACCGTCCATGCTACTACTGCCACCCAAAAGACCGTCGATGGTCCTTCCAACA AGGACTGGCGAGGTGGTCGAGGCGCTGCCGCTAacatcatcccttcttccaccGGTGCCGCTAAG GCCGTCGGCAAGGTCATCCCCTCGCTCAACGGCAAACTCACTGGTATGGCTTTCCGAGTCCCCACCGCTGACGTGTCTGTCGTCGATCTCGTCGCCCGACTCGAGAAAGGTGCTTCCTATGACGAAATCAAAGCCGTACTCAAGAAGGCCTCTGAGAGCCCTGAGCTCAAGGGTATCTTAGG TTACACTGAAGACGAGGTCGTCTCGACCGACTTCATTGGCGCTACCGAGTCCTCCATCTTCGATGCCAAAGCCGGTATCGCTTTGAACGCCAACTTTGTCAAGCTTGTTTCTTGG TATGACAACGAATACGGTTACTCCCGACGAGTCTGCGACCTTGTCGCTTACATCGCTGGCGTTGACGCCAAAGCCCAGTAA
- a CDS encoding protein phosphatase PP2A regulatory subunit B, with protein MDADNATTPWRFAQCFGDKGDVEDITEADIISTVEFDHTGDYLATGDKGGRVVLFERNEQKRGCEYKFYTEFQSHEPEFDYLKSLEIEEKINRIKWCKRQNAAHFLLSTNDKTIKLWKVFDKQIKVVAENNHSDGYPSGGTGPSQTPLRLPRMTTHDSITAAVPRKVYANAHAYHINSISVNSDGETYVSADDLRINLWNLNISDQSFNIVDIKPVNMEELTEVITAAEFHPVHCNLFMYSSSKGTIKLADMRDSALCDQHSKLFEEEEDPTQKSFFSEIISSISDVKFSKDGRYILSRDYLTLKIWDINMENKPVKTINIHDHLRQKLCDLYENDCIFDKFECTFSGDGSQVLTGSYHNYFRIYDVNGENDLHASWHPRENTIAIAATNNLFLYSTLS; from the exons ATGGATGCGGACAATGCAACAACCCCATGGCGTTTCGCCCAATGCTTTGGTGACAAGGGCGATGTAGAAGACATAACAGAGG CCGATATCATATCCACCGTCGAATTCGACCACACTGGTGATTACCTCGCCACAGGAGACAAGGGGGGACGTGTAGTATTGTTTGAGAGGAACGAACAG AAACGAGGCTGCGAATACAAGTTTTACACTGAA TTTCAATCCCACGAACCCGAATTCGACTATTTGAAATCGTTAGAAAttgaggagaagatcaacagGATCAAGTGGTGCAAAAGACAGAACGCCGCTCACTTCCTTTTGAGTACCAACG ACAAAACAATCAAATTATGGAAAGTGTTCGACAAGCAGATCAAGGTCGTCGCAGAGAACAATCACTCCGACGGCTATCCCTCTGGCGGGACTGGGCCATCACAAACACCCCTTCGCTTACCTAGAATGACAACGCACGACTCCATCACTGCAGCTGTACCTCGGAAAGTTTACGCCAACGCACATGCTTACCACATCAATTCCATATCAGTCAATTCAGATGGGGAGACCTACGTATCTGCGGATGACTTGAGAATCAATCTGTGGAACCTAAATATTAGTGATCAAAGTTTCA ACATCGTTGATATCAAGCCTGTTAACATGGAGGAGCTGACTGAGGTCATCACTGCTGCCGAATTCCACCCTGTACATTGTAACCTTTTCATGTACTCTAGCTCAAAAGGTACTATCAAGTTGGCGGACATGAGGGATTCAGCCCTATGCGATCAACACTCGAAAC TcttcgaagaagaagaggatccTACACAGAAATCATTCTTTTCCGaaatcatctcatccatATCAGATGTGAAATTTTCCAAGGATGGACGCTATATTCTGTCGCGAGATTACTTGACACTGAAGATCTGGGACATCAATATGGAGAACAAACCCGTCAAAACAATCAACATACATGACCACCTCAGACAAAAGCTTTGTGATCTCTACGAGAATGACTGCATTTTTGACAAATTTGAGTGTACTTTCAGTGGTGACGGAAG TCAAGTGCTTACAGGGTCATATCACAACTATTTCCGCATTTACGACGTTAATGGAGAAAACGAT TTACATGCGAGTTGGCATCCTCGAGAAAACACCATTGCG ATTGCTGCCACAAACAATCT CTTCCTGTACTCTACATTGTCATGA
- a CDS encoding hydroxyisourate hydrolase has translation MSRSPITCHVLDASVGKPAAGVGVALDLISLSEQAQDGTSHSLPRTLASGATNTDGRCSDLLGAETRLSAGVYKMTFYSGEYFGSIGVETFYPLVEITFQYSNPDQHYHIPLLISPFSYTTYRGS, from the exons ATGTCGCGGTCGCCCATCACTTGCCATG TTTTAGATGCTTCTGTTGGCAAACCCGCTGCAGGTGTTGGAGTTGCCTTGGATCTCATCAGCCTATCGGAGCAAGCGCAAGACGGAACTTCCCACAGTCTTCCCAGAACCTTAGCTTCGGG CGCAACAAACACAGATGGACGTTGCTCCGATCTCCTCGGAGCTGAAACTCGGCTATCTGCTGGAGTATACAAAATGACATTCTACAGCGGCGAATACTTTGGATCAATTGGAGTAGAAACATTCTACCCTTTAGTGGAG ATAACATTTCAATACTCCAACCCGGACCAGCATTATCATATTCCGCTGCTCATCAGTCCATTCTCCTATACTACTTATCGAGGTAGCTAG